In the Neisseria sp. KEM232 genome, ACGCATCTGGTCAATCCGCAGCGCGGCATCCCCGCCTTTATCGCCGCGCTGACGGGCATCGACGACGGTATGGTGGCCGGCGCGCCGCCGTTTGCCGCGCTGGCAGGCGAACTCTTGCTGCTACTGCGCGGCTGCGTGCTGCTGGCGCACAACAGCAAATTCGACTACACCTTTCTGCGCCGCGAGTTCGCCCGCTGCGGCCTGCATTTTGCCGTGCCGACGCTGTGCACGGTGCAGCTTTCGCGCCGCCTCTACCCGCAGTTTTTCAAGCACAGCCTCGAGAGCATCATCGAGCGCCACGGCATTGCCGCCGCGCCGCGCCACCGCGCGATGAGCGACGTGCTGGCGCTGGCAGACTATTTGGAAACCGCAGCGGCGGATTTGGGACGGGAAACGCTGGCGCAGCAGGCCGGCAAGCTGCTGCGTCCCCGTCTGCCGCCGGCCGGTTTGTCCGATGCGCTGGAGCGGCAGCTTGACGCTTTGTCCGACGGCCACGGCGTGCTGCTGTGGCTTGATGCGTCAGGCAAGCCGCTGCATCTGGCGGCGCACCGGCAGACGTTTTCCGAAGCGTCAGAGCTGCTGCACAAACAGAAACCTTTGCGCGCGGCGGCGGAAATCCGTTTCCTGCCCGCAGCAGGCGCGCTGCACGCGCTGATGCTGAAAGCGCAAACAGCGGCGGAATACGGTTTCAGGCCGTCTGAAAACGCGGCGGATCAGGAATATCTGACCGTGCGGCTGCGCAGCAATGAGCGCGGGCATTTGCAGGCAAGGCTGGTGCGGCTTTCAGACGGCCTGTCGGCAGAAAAGCCCAACGGCCTGTTCCTGCACAAGAAAGCGGCAAAACGGGCGCTGGACACATGGGCGCGCGAGCAGGGTTTGTGCCCCGCGCTGCTCGATATTCTGCCGCCTACCTTCGCCAAAAACGCGCCCTGCCCTGTGGCCGCTTGCGGCGGCTGCGGCGGCGAATGCGCGTCTTCAGACGGCCTGAATGCGCACAACCGCAAAACGGCCGATGCTGCGGCTCTGCTGCCGGTGGCGGACTGGGGCAAGGCGCACACGCTGGAAATCACGGAAACGGACGAGGCGCTGGGTAGCCTGTCGTTTTCCTGCTCGGGCGGCGCGCTGCTGATGCCCGACGGGCTGTGGTATTTCGACCGTTCGCTGCCTGCGGTGCTGAAAGAAAAGCTGCGTAAGGAGCGGCATACGGTTAAGGTGCTGGCTTAGGCGGCGCGGTGCTTTTGGCGAAAGCCGCTTGGCAAGGCGGGGGCATCGGCTGCGAAACCGGCTGTATCAGCCACAACAAAAGGCCGTCTGAAAAATATTTTCAGACGGCCTTCAAGCGGATACGGCTGGTTTATTTGCAGTATTTGGAAACGTCTTGGTTGAAGCGTTCAATCAGCGCTTCGCGTTTGTCGGTGCGGGCGCTTTGCGCGTAGGACAGGTTCATCTGCGCGGTTTTGCAGTTGGCCTCGGCGGTCTGTTTGTTCTGCTCTTCGATTTCTTTGTTGCGTTTTTCCGCTTCTTTGTTCTGCTCGGCCAGCTTGGCGTTCAGCGCACTCTGCTGGTCGGCCAGCGACGGCGCGGCGTTGGGATCGCCCACTGTGGTGACGGAGGCGGGCTGCGTGGTGGCGCTGGCAGGCGGGGTGACTTTGTGGGTGCGGATGTTGATGATGGTGGACTGGGTGGGTTTGAGGCCGCGCGGCACGTCGGAATAGACGTTGCCTTTGCCGTCTTTCCAGCGGTATACCTCAGAACCAGCCGCATACAAACTGCCGGACACCAGCAGGCCGCCCAAAACCAATGCTTTTGCAATACGGGTAATGTGCATCGTTCAACTCTCTTCTATGTTCGTTATTCGGAATGGCGCGGATTGTACCGCATTTATCCCTATGCCGTCATGTTATCGCCCGTTTTGCCGCCAAACTGTTTGGGGCGGGCGCGGCAAATTTGATACAATGCCGTGCATCTTGCACAAACTGAAAGTTAAAGCATCATGCGTATCGTAGAAAAAGCCTACACCTTCGACGACGTCCTGCTCGTTCCCGCACATTCCCAAGTGCTGCCGCGCGACGTTTCCCTCAAAACGCAGCTCACCCGCGACATCTCGCTCAACCTCCCCCTCCTCTCCGCCGCCATGGACACCGTAACCGAAGCCCGCTTGGCCATTTCGATGGCGCAGGAAGGCGGCATCGGCATCATCCATAAAAACATGACACCCGAACAGCAGGCCAGAGCGGTGGAAAAAGTCAAACGCCACGAAAGCGGCATCGTTAAAGACCCCGTTACCGTTGCGCCCGACGTGTTAATCGGCGAACTGCTGGAACTGCGCGCCCAACGCAAACGCAAAATGTCCGGCCTGCCCGTTGTCAAAGACGGCAAAGTGGTCGGCATCGTAACCAACCGCGACCTGCGCTTTGAAAACCGCCTCGATTTGCCCGTGTCCGCCATCATGACCCCGCGCGAACGCCTCGTTACCGTGGCCGAAGGCACCAGCATCGACGAAGCGCGCGAACTAATGCACACCCATAAAGTCGAGCGCGTTTTGGTACTCAATGCCGACGACGAACTCAAAGGCCTGATTACCGTTAAAGACATCATCAAAACCACCGAATTTCCCAATGCCAACAAAGATTCCGAAGGCCGTCTGCGCGTGGGTGCGGCCGTCGGCACGGGCGCGGATACCGAAGAGCGCGTACGCGCACTGGTAGCGGCAGGCGCAGACGTTATCGTCGTCGATACCGCACACGGCCACAGCCAGGGCGTGCTCGACCGCGTGAAATGGGTTAAAGAAAACTTCCCCGGCGTGCAGGTTATCGGCGGCAACATCGCCACCGCCAAAGCCGCGCTGGACTTGGTTGCCGCAGGCGCAGATGCAGTGAAAGTGGGCATCGGTCCCGGCTCCATCTGCACCACCCGCATCGTTGCCGGCGTGGGCGTACCGCAGCTTACCGCCATCCACAATGTTGCCGAAGCCCTCAAAGGCACAGGCGTACCGCTGATTGCCGACGGCGGCATCCGCTTCTCCGGCGACGTGGCTAAAGCCCTTGCCGCAGGCGCGTCCAGCGTGATGCTCGGCGGTATGTTTGCAGGCACGGAAGAAGCCCCCGGCGAAATCGAACTCTACCAAGGCCGCTCCTACAAATCCTATCGCGGCATGGGTTCGCTCGGCGCAATGAGCCAAGGCTCGAACGACCGCTACTTCCAAGACAAACAGGAAAGCGCAGACAAATACGTGCCCGAAGGCATCGAAGGCCGCGTGCCCTACAAAGGCCCGATTGTCAACATCATCCACCAGCTCACCGGCGGCCTGCGCTCCAGCATGGGCTACCTCGGCTGCGCCACCATCCGCGATATGCACGAAAAAGCCGAGTTTGTCGAAATCACTTCCGCAGGCATGAGCGAATCGCACGTCCACGACGTACAAATCACCAAAGAAGCGCCGAATTACCACCGCTGATTGGCGATACCGATTTGACGTGATGCAAGGCCGTCTGAAAACGTAAAACGGGTTTTAACTCCGTTGAAGCTGCGCTTTCAGACGGCCTTTTTGCTTTGCCGCGGGCTTAAGCCTGCCGCTCGCGCATCAGGCGGATGATTTCCTGTAAGGCTCCCAGCTCGCGGTCTTTCTGCGCCAGCATTTCCGCTTGGTGTTTCTGCATCAGTTGCAGCTTGTCGATTTCGGCAGCCATTTGGATTTGGCTGTCGTAGATGTTTTGGTAGTTATCGGATGAAATGTTGTTGACGGACATGCTGTACCGCCCGTCTTCCTGCGCGATCAGGTTGAGGATGTCGGTGTCAAAGATTTCGGCGATCTGTTCCAGATGCGGCAGGTTCAGGCGCGTTTCGCCGCGTTCAATTTTTAGCGTAGCCGTTGGCCGACAATCCCAGCCGCACGGCCAGCTCCTCCTGCGACCACTGCCGCTCTTCGCGCAGCGCGCGGATTTTCTCGTAGATTTTCATAACAACACTTTTCGTGTGTACCGCTCCACTTT is a window encoding:
- a CDS encoding 3'-5' exonuclease, coding for MTDSLRWRALAEFLTAFGQPAVVIDLETTGGNPDSDRVTEIALLRFDDGGVTRYTHLVNPQRGIPAFIAALTGIDDGMVAGAPPFAALAGELLLLLRGCVLLAHNSKFDYTFLRREFARCGLHFAVPTLCTVQLSRRLYPQFFKHSLESIIERHGIAAAPRHRAMSDVLALADYLETAAADLGRETLAQQAGKLLRPRLPPAGLSDALERQLDALSDGHGVLLWLDASGKPLHLAAHRQTFSEASELLHKQKPLRAAAEIRFLPAAGALHALMLKAQTAAEYGFRPSENAADQEYLTVRLRSNERGHLQARLVRLSDGLSAEKPNGLFLHKKAAKRALDTWAREQGLCPALLDILPPTFAKNAPCPVAACGGCGGECASSDGLNAHNRKTADAAALLPVADWGKAHTLEITETDEALGSLSFSCSGGALLMPDGLWYFDRSLPAVLKEKLRKERHTVKVLA
- a CDS encoding DUF4124 domain-containing protein, translated to MHITRIAKALVLGGLLVSGSLYAAGSEVYRWKDGKGNVYSDVPRGLKPTQSTIINIRTHKVTPPASATTQPASVTTVGDPNAAPSLADQQSALNAKLAEQNKEAEKRNKEIEEQNKQTAEANCKTAQMNLSYAQSARTDKREALIERFNQDVSKYCK
- the guaB gene encoding IMP dehydrogenase — its product is MRIVEKAYTFDDVLLVPAHSQVLPRDVSLKTQLTRDISLNLPLLSAAMDTVTEARLAISMAQEGGIGIIHKNMTPEQQARAVEKVKRHESGIVKDPVTVAPDVLIGELLELRAQRKRKMSGLPVVKDGKVVGIVTNRDLRFENRLDLPVSAIMTPRERLVTVAEGTSIDEARELMHTHKVERVLVLNADDELKGLITVKDIIKTTEFPNANKDSEGRLRVGAAVGTGADTEERVRALVAAGADVIVVDTAHGHSQGVLDRVKWVKENFPGVQVIGGNIATAKAALDLVAAGADAVKVGIGPGSICTTRIVAGVGVPQLTAIHNVAEALKGTGVPLIADGGIRFSGDVAKALAAGASSVMLGGMFAGTEEAPGEIELYQGRSYKSYRGMGSLGAMSQGSNDRYFQDKQESADKYVPEGIEGRVPYKGPIVNIIHQLTGGLRSSMGYLGCATIRDMHEKAEFVEITSAGMSESHVHDVQITKEAPNYHR
- a CDS encoding helix-turn-helix domain-containing protein produces the protein MKIYEKIRALREERQWSQEELAVRLGLSANGYAKN